One part of the Pecten maximus chromosome 9, xPecMax1.1, whole genome shotgun sequence genome encodes these proteins:
- the LOC117334922 gene encoding ATP-dependent DNA helicase RecQ-like, producing MVSEWGEEFRPAFQKLGELMCILEKALHLILTATATPKSIASLSKQLNLKNPPVISENVDRPKIFIDIRTRLPNSHKFDKFDDLIQPVATELLEKGVHFPVTIMYVESLEALSYFYQFLSCKLKGASYDGEEIPQNRIYAQYHKDYAESMKKITIQELTKETPKVRLVLATVALGMGLNAPCVSRIIHCRPPTTLEKYLQEIGRAGRVGQPSVAILYYNKNYIAKNRIGMTEEMRKFCESETCYRIILVNYFGFESVVFSGPKEHFCPICGRK from the exons ATGGTTTCAGAATG ggGAGAAGAATTCCGTCCTGCATTCCAGAAGCTTGGGGAGTTAATGTGCATTCTAGAGAAAGCTTTGCATTTAATTCTCACAGCAACTGCTACACCGAAATCAATTGCAAGTCTATCTAAACAGCTGAATTTGAAAAATCCACctgttatcagtgagaatgtggACCGTCCAaagatatttatagacattagAACCAGATTGCCAAACTCTCataaatttgacaaatttgaTGACTTGATACAACCAGTGGCAACAGAATTGCTGGAAAAAGGAGTTCATTTTCCAGTAACCATAATGTATGTGGAAAGTTTGGAAGCATTGTCCTATTTTTATCAGTTTCTTTCGTGTAAACTTAAGGGTGCCAGCTATGATGGTGAGGAAATTCCACAGAATAGAATATATGCCCAATACCACAAAGATTATGCAGAGTCCATGAAGAAAATCACTATTCAAGAACTGACTAAAGAAACCCCTAAAGTCAGATTAGTTTTGGCAACTGTTGCACTGGGAATGGGGCTTAATGCTCCATGTGTTTCACGTATCATTCATTGCAGGCCCCCAACAACCCTGGAGAAATACCTACAAGAAATCGGTCGTGCTGGACGCGTTGGACAACCGTCAGTGGCAATTCTTTACTACAACAAAAATTATATTGCAAAAAACAGAATCGGTATGACGGAAGAAATGAGAAAGTTTTGTGAAAGTGAAACATGTTATAGAATTATTCTTGTGAATTACTTTGGATttgaaagtgttgttttttcagGACCAAAGGAACATTTTTGCCCCATTTGTGGCAGAAAATGA